One genomic region from Saprospiraceae bacterium encodes:
- the lepA gene encoding elongation factor 4, giving the protein MKNIRNFCVIAHIDHGKSTLSDRMLELTNTIAMRDMQAQALDSMDLEREKGITIKSHAIQMSYPHANGEIYTLNLIDTPGHVDFAYEVSRSIAACEGALLLVDATQGIQAQTISNLYMAINHDLEIIPILNKIDMEAAMIDEVSDQIIDLVGCKKEDILHASGKTGQGVPEILEAIVSRIPAPKGDPNAPLQMLIFDSVFNSFRGIVAYFRIFNGTIKQNEKVRFISTGKSYHADEIGILQIKQIKKPQLSAGNVGYIISGIKDSKEVRVGDTITHADRPGEPIHGFEEVKPMVFAGIYPIDNDDYEDLKDSIQKLQLNDAALVFEPETSAALGFGFRCGFLGMLHLEIVQERLSREFKQEVITTVPNVSYFAYTAKGDKLSIHNPHELPDPSFIARVEEPYIDAQIITRPEFIGSIISLCLDKRGRLIKQHYLTPFRVELQFELPLAEIVFDFYDRLKSISQGYASFDYAPSIYKESDLVRLDIKINAENVDALSALVHRDKAEGLGRKMCKKLKDLLPRQQFVIAIQAAIGAKIIARETISALRKDVTAKCYGGDISRKRKLLEKQKEGKKKMRQIGSVDIPQKAFLDVLKLDD; this is encoded by the coding sequence ATGAAAAATATCCGCAATTTTTGTGTCATAGCTCATATCGACCATGGTAAGAGCACCTTGTCTGATAGAATGTTAGAGCTTACTAATACTATAGCCATGCGCGATATGCAAGCGCAGGCTCTGGATAGTATGGATCTCGAACGTGAAAAAGGCATTACCATCAAGAGCCATGCCATTCAGATGAGTTACCCGCATGCCAATGGAGAGATCTACACACTCAACCTCATCGATACTCCGGGACATGTTGACTTTGCATATGAAGTCTCCAGATCCATAGCTGCATGTGAAGGCGCTTTATTATTAGTAGATGCTACACAAGGCATTCAGGCTCAAACGATCTCCAATTTGTACATGGCCATCAATCATGACCTGGAGATCATCCCCATCTTGAACAAAATAGATATGGAAGCTGCCATGATTGATGAGGTCAGTGACCAGATCATAGACTTGGTGGGATGTAAAAAAGAAGATATTTTGCATGCCAGTGGTAAGACAGGTCAAGGTGTGCCTGAAATCCTTGAGGCCATCGTCAGCCGCATTCCAGCCCCTAAGGGTGATCCCAATGCGCCTCTTCAAATGTTGATTTTTGATTCAGTATTCAATTCGTTCAGAGGCATCGTAGCCTACTTCAGGATCTTCAATGGCACTATCAAGCAGAATGAAAAAGTGAGATTTATTTCTACCGGCAAATCTTATCATGCTGATGAAATAGGCATACTTCAAATTAAGCAGATCAAAAAGCCTCAGCTCAGTGCAGGCAATGTGGGTTATATCATCAGTGGTATCAAGGATAGCAAAGAAGTGAGGGTAGGGGATACCATAACTCATGCCGACAGACCGGGCGAGCCGATCCATGGCTTTGAAGAAGTGAAGCCAATGGTTTTTGCCGGTATCTATCCTATAGACAATGATGATTACGAAGACTTGAAAGACAGTATTCAAAAACTTCAATTGAACGATGCAGCCTTGGTCTTTGAGCCGGAGACTTCTGCAGCTTTAGGTTTTGGATTTAGATGTGGTTTTCTAGGCATGTTGCACCTGGAGATAGTGCAAGAAAGATTGTCCAGAGAGTTTAAACAGGAGGTCATCACCACGGTACCCAACGTATCCTATTTTGCCTACACCGCCAAAGGAGACAAACTAAGTATTCACAATCCGCATGAGCTGCCCGATCCCAGCTTTATCGCCAGGGTAGAGGAGCCATATATTGATGCGCAGATTATCACCAGACCCGAATTTATTGGATCTATCATTTCTCTTTGCCTGGATAAACGAGGCAGGCTGATCAAACAACATTATCTGACACCTTTTAGAGTAGAACTTCAGTTTGAACTACCCTTGGCCGAGATTGTTTTTGACTTTTATGATCGGCTTAAATCTATCTCCCAAGGTTACGCCTCCTTTGACTATGCTCCGAGTATTTACAAGGAATCAGACCTTGTAAGATTGGATATCAAGATCAATGCTGAAAATGTAGATGCCTTATCTGCCCTGGTGCACAGGGACAAAGCAGAAGGCTTGGGTCGCAAGATGTGTAAAAAACTTAAAGATTTGTTGCCCCGTCAACAATTTGTGATTGCAATACAAGCTGCTATAGGGGCCAAAATTATAGCCCGGGAGACCATATCTGCTCTGAGAAAGGATGTGACCGCCAAATGCTATGGAGGTGATATCAGCAGAAAGAGAAAACTACTCGAAAAACAGAAAGAAGGAAAGAAAAAGATGCGCCAGATCGGAAGTGTGGACATCCCACAAAAAGCATTTTTAGATGTTTTGAAATTGGATGATTGA
- a CDS encoding aminotransferase class I/II-fold pyridoxal phosphate-dependent enzyme, whose translation MIDLISDTVTRPTSGMLQAMLSATVGDDVFREDPTINALETKVAAMFGHEAALFCPSGTMTNQIAVKLHTQELDEVIMDESSHVYLFELGGYSFNSRVAIHLIRGENGKFKAEDVLAAIKPKVDWMPNSKLVIIENSANRGGGSYYNLEEIKPISKACKDKGLKLHLDGARIFNVLAETGETPLQYGALFDTISICLSKGLGAPVGSCLIGSLETISRARKIRKVMGGGMRQAGFLAAAGIYALDHHVDRLKEDNDRARDLGECLRLLDYIKEVKPVMTNIVIFSVKEPLTSDWMLKELNKNNIRAVTIGPGAIRFVTHLDFTSEMCHQVIKVLKDLEKKV comes from the coding sequence ATGATAGACCTTATATCTGACACCGTCACCCGTCCCACCTCAGGCATGCTTCAAGCCATGCTATCAGCCACTGTAGGTGACGATGTATTCCGTGAGGACCCTACCATCAATGCCTTAGAGACCAAGGTGGCTGCTATGTTTGGACACGAAGCTGCTTTGTTTTGCCCCTCAGGTACTATGACCAATCAGATCGCTGTCAAGCTACATACCCAGGAGCTAGACGAAGTCATCATGGACGAATCATCTCATGTATATCTATTCGAACTGGGAGGGTATAGTTTTAATTCCAGGGTAGCGATCCATTTGATCCGAGGGGAAAATGGAAAATTTAAAGCAGAGGATGTGCTGGCCGCTATCAAACCGAAGGTTGATTGGATGCCCAATAGCAAGCTGGTCATCATAGAGAACAGTGCCAACCGGGGAGGTGGAAGTTATTACAACCTGGAGGAAATAAAACCTATATCAAAGGCCTGTAAAGACAAGGGACTCAAGCTTCATCTTGATGGTGCCAGAATATTCAATGTACTGGCGGAGACCGGCGAGACACCTTTGCAATACGGAGCCTTGTTCGACACCATATCTATATGTCTATCTAAAGGGTTAGGAGCCCCGGTAGGGTCGTGCCTTATAGGTTCTTTGGAAACCATATCAAGGGCTCGCAAAATCAGGAAAGTGATGGGCGGTGGTATGCGTCAAGCAGGATTTTTGGCAGCGGCAGGAATCTATGCCCTTGACCATCACGTGGACAGGTTGAAAGAAGATAATGACCGCGCACGGGATTTGGGTGAATGTCTCCGGTTGCTTGACTACATCAAAGAGGTCAAACCAGTCATGACCAATATTGTGATCTTCTCAGTAAAAGAACCCCTCACTTCCGATTGGATGTTAAAAGAATTGAATAAAAATAATATTCGGGCTGTGACCATAGGACCTGGAGCTATTCGATTTGTAACTCACCTTGATTTTACTTCAGAAATGTGTCATCAGGTAATTAAAGTTTTGAAAGATCTCGAAAAAAAGGTTTAA
- a CDS encoding GH92 family glycosyl hydrolase, giving the protein MKYFLLFMTLAYNTALISQEKKPLDYVNPLIGTSIKGFGEGKDGGGTMPCVGPPFAMANFVAQTRENKISEMPYVYEDNTVKGFMATHQPTVWMGDYGYVSLMPQVGSLRLLPNDRALKFSHKDEYLRPNYYSVLMQDGEQKIKGEIAATSRCGIFRFTYPDSMARIIIQGINITENKKSFQGYLHIDTQSREITGYNPERMSSHLGPELPGFKGYFVIQFDRDFENFATWNSFRSEPDINVKGTDQYGARMGSYVEFTTRMRKKVLVKIGTSFISIEQARKNLEIEIPHWDFDEVVNATGKTWSSSLDKFQIQCANEDQKTIFYTALFHTMLFPREFSEYGQYYSPFDDKVHQGVSYNDYSLWDTFRALHPLLHFTHPERVGPMIQSLLQMYREGGWLPKWPNPTYTNIMVGTHADAVIADAYIKGFRDYDINLAYEAVRKNAFQPPNHDTEKSWGDRDEGTLYEARGGLTYYHSIGYVPSDRTRESVTRTIEFGIDDYCIAQMSKSLGHAEDYQNLIRWSTNYYNLFNEKTGFFNARVFNGDWTPNTQEGFTEGGKWTYLFGAMHDINGIIDLLGGKTAFAAKLNENFSSNHYRHDNEPGHHYSYLFDYCGQPWKTQELIRKLTSMENYRNAPTGINGNDDCGQMSAWYIFSVMGFYPVTPGTEVFALGAPQIPGITLKLSKDGHEKSFKITANKLSTINKYIQGVWLDDVKITSPFITYSQIMQSSHLLFEMGPNPNPEAFISN; this is encoded by the coding sequence ATGAAATATTTTTTATTATTCATGACGCTCGCATACAATACTGCTTTAATATCGCAGGAAAAAAAGCCATTAGATTATGTCAATCCTCTGATCGGAACTTCTATCAAAGGTTTTGGCGAAGGCAAAGATGGTGGTGGCACCATGCCTTGTGTAGGTCCGCCATTTGCTATGGCCAATTTTGTAGCACAAACTCGTGAAAATAAAATTAGCGAAATGCCTTATGTGTATGAAGACAATACGGTGAAGGGTTTCATGGCAACCCATCAACCGACGGTATGGATGGGGGATTATGGGTATGTGAGCCTCATGCCTCAAGTTGGAAGCCTTCGGCTTTTGCCCAATGACAGAGCTTTGAAGTTTTCGCACAAGGACGAATACTTAAGGCCTAATTATTACTCGGTGCTGATGCAAGATGGTGAGCAAAAGATCAAAGGAGAAATAGCGGCAACTTCCAGATGTGGAATTTTTCGGTTTACTTATCCTGATTCAATGGCCAGAATCATCATACAAGGAATAAATATCACTGAAAATAAAAAATCTTTTCAAGGTTACCTCCATATTGATACGCAGTCCAGGGAGATCACTGGATACAACCCAGAGCGAATGTCATCTCATCTGGGTCCTGAATTGCCTGGGTTTAAAGGCTATTTTGTAATTCAATTTGACAGAGATTTTGAAAATTTTGCCACATGGAATTCATTTCGCAGCGAACCAGATATTAATGTAAAAGGAACGGATCAATACGGAGCCAGAATGGGGTCTTATGTGGAGTTTACGACCAGGATGCGCAAAAAAGTGTTAGTTAAAATTGGAACCTCTTTTATAAGTATAGAACAGGCTAGAAAAAATTTGGAAATTGAAATTCCTCATTGGGATTTTGATGAGGTCGTGAATGCTACAGGTAAGACATGGTCATCCAGCCTCGACAAATTTCAGATTCAATGCGCCAATGAAGACCAGAAAACAATATTTTACACTGCTCTGTTCCACACCATGTTGTTTCCCCGGGAATTTTCTGAATATGGACAGTACTATAGCCCATTTGATGATAAAGTTCACCAGGGTGTGTCATACAATGATTATTCACTCTGGGACACTTTCAGAGCGCTGCATCCTTTACTTCATTTTACGCATCCGGAAAGGGTAGGGCCTATGATTCAATCATTGCTTCAGATGTACCGCGAAGGAGGCTGGTTACCTAAATGGCCCAATCCAACTTATACCAATATCATGGTGGGCACCCATGCAGATGCCGTTATAGCAGATGCTTATATCAAAGGGTTTAGGGATTATGATATCAATCTGGCATATGAAGCTGTTCGTAAAAATGCCTTTCAGCCACCAAACCATGATACCGAAAAGTCCTGGGGTGACCGTGATGAAGGCACGCTCTATGAAGCAAGGGGCGGACTTACTTATTATCATTCAATTGGTTATGTACCGTCGGACAGGACTCGTGAATCTGTCACCAGGACGATCGAGTTTGGTATAGATGATTATTGCATAGCACAGATGTCTAAAAGTCTGGGGCATGCAGAGGATTATCAAAACCTTATTCGCTGGAGTACAAACTATTATAATTTGTTTAATGAAAAAACAGGTTTTTTTAATGCGCGTGTCTTTAATGGAGATTGGACTCCTAATACCCAGGAGGGTTTTACCGAAGGTGGTAAATGGACCTATTTGTTTGGAGCCATGCATGATATAAATGGTATTATCGATCTACTCGGAGGTAAGACAGCATTTGCAGCTAAACTCAATGAAAATTTTTCTTCAAATCATTACCGGCACGATAACGAACCGGGTCACCATTATTCCTACCTATTTGACTATTGCGGACAACCATGGAAAACTCAGGAATTAATCAGGAAACTTACCTCTATGGAAAACTATCGAAATGCGCCTACCGGTATCAATGGAAATGACGACTGTGGCCAAATGTCAGCCTGGTATATCTTTAGTGTTATGGGATTTTATCCAGTCACTCCCGGCACTGAAGTTTTTGCCCTGGGTGCGCCTCAAATACCCGGCATCACTTTGAAATTGTCGAAAGATGGGCATGAAAAGTCATTTAAAATAACGGCTAATAAATTGTCCACTATCAATAAATACATTCAGGGAGTATGGTTGGACGATGTAAAAATCACTTCCCCATTCATCACCTATTCACAAATCATGCAATCCAGTCATCTTTTATTTGAAATGGGTCCAAATCCCAATCCAGAGGCTTTTATATCAAATTAA
- a CDS encoding DUF5009 domain-containing protein, translating to MENKRLVALDVFRGMTLALMLIVNNPGDWGQVFDPFLHADWHGCTLTDLVFPFFLFIVGVAIPLAFSSRQIEGFKKKDLYLKILKRTVLIFLIGLALSGFPYYKLGSIRIPGVLQRIALVYGFVAILYLRFKPKELFIILIIILLVYWALMTLIRVPGLGYASLEPETNLGAWLDYKLLKGHLWSASKVWDPEGLLSTLPACGTGIIGVLTGLAIKRPNPLREKVNRIFFYGAILLCIGYFWNMVFPFNKKIWTSSFVVFTGGLGLMVLASLIYIIDIKKMDRWTHHFLYFGMNSMMVFVGSSLVARLMGLITWMHQGTKMTLKGFLYQGLKQSWLDPKVSSLLFALGFLGLFYVLLRWMYNKRIFWKL from the coding sequence ATGGAAAATAAAAGATTGGTAGCGCTTGATGTATTTAGAGGCATGACCCTTGCTTTGATGTTGATAGTCAATAACCCCGGTGATTGGGGCCAGGTGTTTGATCCATTTTTACACGCAGACTGGCACGGGTGTACTTTGACAGACCTTGTGTTTCCGTTTTTTTTATTCATAGTCGGTGTCGCAATACCACTTGCTTTTAGTTCAAGACAAATAGAAGGTTTTAAAAAAAAGGACCTTTATCTCAAAATCCTGAAGCGGACAGTCTTGATTTTTTTGATTGGGCTCGCTTTAAGCGGGTTTCCTTATTACAAATTAGGTTCTATTCGTATTCCGGGAGTGCTTCAGCGAATTGCCCTGGTGTATGGCTTTGTGGCTATTTTGTATCTGCGATTTAAGCCCAAAGAGTTATTTATCATTCTGATCATCATCCTTTTGGTTTATTGGGCTTTGATGACTCTGATTCGGGTGCCAGGATTGGGTTATGCCTCGCTGGAGCCTGAGACTAACCTGGGAGCCTGGCTAGATTATAAATTATTAAAAGGGCATTTGTGGTCAGCTTCAAAAGTGTGGGATCCGGAAGGGTTGCTGAGTACACTTCCTGCATGTGGGACAGGGATCATTGGTGTGCTAACAGGATTGGCTATTAAACGACCCAATCCGCTGCGTGAAAAAGTCAACCGTATCTTTTTCTATGGAGCAATCTTACTTTGCATTGGATATTTCTGGAATATGGTTTTTCCATTTAATAAAAAGATTTGGACCAGTTCATTTGTGGTTTTCACAGGGGGTTTAGGGCTTATGGTTTTGGCGAGTCTTATTTATATTATTGACATCAAAAAGATGGATCGCTGGACACATCATTTCCTGTATTTTGGCATGAATTCGATGATGGTCTTTGTAGGCAGCAGCCTGGTAGCCAGGCTTATGGGCCTGATCACCTGGATGCACCAGGGCACAAAAATGACACTGAAAGGCTTTTTATATCAAGGTCTCAAACAATCCTGGTTAGATCCAAAAGTTTCTTCTTTGTTATTCGCCCTTGGTTTTTTGGGTTTGTTCTATGTTCTACTGCGTTGGATGTATAATAAACGAATATTTTGGAAGCTCTGA
- a CDS encoding DUF3500 domain-containing protein, giving the protein MNHIKSIVTSFFLLATLVCIGQKAMPALKPSIAANDFVKSLTVEQMALVSKSYADTQRTNWDFVPRTDRTGLVMRDMSDAQVEKFYRLVVATGGEETLLKVKNAAWLENVLRGVEGRPEGDAYRDPKKYFVQIFGLNQKDSEWGWKLEGHHICLNYVIKNDQIVSASPSVYCSNPAVVLDGPDKGRQILSKELDLANTLMNSFSPDQKVKAIITAETPKEIFTYKERSSTVNTPGGLSYDQMNPKQQQNLKALVTYYVSRSSKFFVKDMMDRIAKNGWSNVRFIWAGSEDTTPGHTHYYSVQSPEFLIEYDNYQNKGNHVHSIFRDVKNDFGDGLAAHYIKEH; this is encoded by the coding sequence ATGAATCATATTAAAAGTATAGTCACTTCATTTTTTCTCCTGGCTACTCTGGTCTGCATAGGTCAGAAGGCTATGCCCGCATTAAAGCCGTCTATCGCAGCAAATGATTTTGTCAAGTCCTTGACTGTCGAACAAATGGCGCTCGTGTCAAAGTCATATGCGGACACTCAACGTACCAATTGGGATTTTGTGCCCAGAACCGACCGAACCGGATTGGTCATGCGGGATATGAGTGATGCGCAAGTAGAAAAATTTTATCGACTGGTAGTTGCCACCGGAGGTGAGGAGACCTTGCTAAAAGTCAAAAACGCCGCCTGGCTTGAGAATGTGCTCAGAGGAGTTGAAGGTAGACCAGAAGGTGATGCTTATAGAGACCCTAAAAAATATTTTGTTCAGATATTTGGATTAAATCAAAAGGATTCAGAATGGGGTTGGAAACTGGAGGGGCATCATATATGTCTCAACTATGTGATCAAAAATGACCAAATAGTGTCAGCTTCTCCCTCAGTCTATTGTTCCAATCCTGCTGTTGTGCTGGATGGACCAGACAAAGGCAGACAAATATTGAGCAAAGAGTTAGACCTGGCCAATACGCTCATGAATTCATTCAGTCCGGATCAGAAAGTCAAGGCCATCATCACCGCTGAAACACCAAAAGAAATATTTACCTATAAAGAACGATCCTCTACGGTCAATACTCCCGGCGGCCTGTCCTATGATCAAATGAACCCAAAGCAGCAACAGAATTTAAAAGCCCTGGTCACTTATTATGTAAGCAGGTCATCTAAGTTTTTTGTCAAGGACATGATGGATCGGATTGCAAAGAATGGTTGGTCCAATGTTCGATTTATTTGGGCTGGGTCAGAAGATACCACACCAGGCCATACACATTATTATAGTGTGCAGAGTCCTGAGTTTTTAATAGAATATGACAATTATCAGAATAAAGGCAACCATGTGCATAGCATTTTTAGGGATGTAAAGAATGATTTTGGCGATGGTTTAGCTGCTCATTACATCAAAGAGCATTGA
- a CDS encoding serine hydrolase gives MRIILFFIAFIISIPTKGQKPTDRRLAGLDTFVARVLKEWKAPGVTIAIVEKNKVVYTGGFGYRDLAQKLPVTENTLFAIGSCTKAFTASLIGGLVKEGLVDLDKPIRNYLPELRFNNEYLNDHVTIRDMMTHRTGLPRHDYSWYGSSATRPELLKRIEFQQPTAELREKYQYNNFMFLSQGILLEKLTGKSWETNIQDKIFAPLGMSQTVTSISDMEKSPDHSLAYTLINDSFALNIPYKNIDAMGPAGSINSNAKDMAKWLITWINNGKYNGNEIIPSDHVAQASTIQMAAGAPVSSENPDVQNFGYGLAWTVGSYRGHYRVEHGGGIDGFISSTGFFPTDSIGFFISSSTGYVTSVVRNWICDRMLGLNYRDWQKQQRDAFVKTRFAALMQPKPSDTLGRIMNTHPSLALSQYAGKYTNKGYGTIEISLTDSMLQASYNGTKFDLQHKHFNVFRGKPDGVQYQDAQPTELFFQLSKDGKIDQLSTPLQPGVDDIEFTRDIENAALSRAELEKYAGDYQLGPQNIQFVIRDETKLFAILPGQPNYELISIGNHEFKLKILDGYKVRFKLDDHGIATEASFIQPNGIFVAKRK, from the coding sequence ATGCGGATAATTCTATTTTTTATAGCCTTCATTATTTCAATACCTACGAAAGGACAAAAACCTACTGATCGTCGATTAGCTGGGTTAGATACGTTTGTCGCCCGAGTCCTCAAGGAATGGAAAGCTCCTGGTGTCACGATAGCTATTGTAGAAAAAAACAAAGTGGTCTATACAGGCGGATTTGGATACAGAGATCTGGCCCAAAAACTGCCGGTGACCGAAAATACGCTTTTTGCCATTGGCTCATGTACCAAGGCATTTACTGCTTCTTTGATTGGTGGTCTTGTGAAGGAAGGCCTGGTCGACCTGGACAAGCCAATCCGCAACTATCTGCCTGAGCTCAGATTTAATAATGAGTACCTTAATGATCACGTAACCATAAGAGATATGATGACCCATCGAACCGGACTTCCGCGGCATGACTACTCATGGTATGGATCCTCTGCTACCCGACCAGAACTATTAAAGCGTATTGAATTTCAACAACCCACTGCTGAGCTTCGCGAAAAATATCAATACAATAATTTTATGTTTTTAAGCCAGGGCATATTACTGGAAAAGTTAACAGGCAAATCATGGGAAACCAATATCCAGGATAAAATATTTGCTCCTTTGGGTATGAGTCAGACAGTCACTTCAATCTCTGACATGGAAAAGTCACCTGATCATTCCCTTGCCTATACCTTGATCAATGACTCATTTGCATTAAATATTCCATATAAAAACATAGATGCAATGGGCCCTGCAGGTTCTATTAATAGCAATGCTAAAGATATGGCTAAGTGGTTGATCACCTGGATCAATAACGGAAAATACAATGGCAATGAAATCATCCCTTCTGATCACGTGGCTCAAGCCTCCACCATACAGATGGCGGCAGGGGCTCCTGTGTCTTCAGAAAATCCGGATGTACAAAATTTTGGTTATGGGCTAGCATGGACAGTGGGGAGTTACCGGGGACATTACAGGGTTGAGCATGGGGGTGGCATCGATGGGTTTATCTCCAGTACCGGGTTTTTCCCAACAGATAGTATTGGATTTTTCATTTCTTCCAGCACTGGTTATGTTACTTCCGTAGTAAGGAATTGGATTTGTGATCGTATGTTAGGCCTGAATTACCGTGATTGGCAAAAACAACAAAGAGATGCTTTTGTCAAAACCAGATTTGCAGCCTTAATGCAACCAAAACCTTCTGATACCTTAGGTAGGATTATGAATACACATCCTAGCTTAGCCTTATCACAATATGCAGGAAAGTATACTAACAAGGGCTACGGTACAATCGAAATTTCGCTCACCGACAGCATGTTGCAGGCATCGTATAATGGGACAAAATTCGATCTACAACACAAACACTTTAATGTCTTCAGAGGAAAACCCGATGGAGTACAATACCAGGATGCTCAACCTACCGAATTGTTTTTCCAACTCTCTAAAGATGGCAAGATAGATCAACTATCGACTCCATTGCAACCGGGAGTTGATGATATTGAGTTTACAAGGGATATTGAAAACGCTGCGTTAAGTAGGGCAGAACTTGAAAAATATGCAGGAGACTATCAACTTGGGCCACAAAATATACAGTTTGTGATCAGAGATGAAACTAAGCTATTTGCTATTTTACCAGGCCAACCCAACTACGAACTCATTTCAATTGGAAATCATGAGTTCAAACTTAAGATATTAGATGGTTACAAAGTAAGATTCAAATTAGACGATCATGGAATAGCGACAGAAGCCAGCTTCATTCAACCTAATGGAATATTTGTAGCTAAAAGAAAATAA